The Sulfuricystis thermophila genome segment GAGCAGCACGACGGTCACGCCGTGACGGGCGGCGAGGGCGAGGCTCGTCGCGTCGTGCAGCAGCGTCTGATCGCCGATGAGCGCGACGGTGGGCGCCTGGCTCGCCTGTGCGATGCCGGCGGCCGTGGCGAGATTGCCATCGATCCCTGAGGCGCCGCGGTTGCCGTAAAGCGTCAGGGGCGTCTCCCCCAGGCCGCCGAAGGCATCGACGGCGCGGATCGCCAGCGAGTTGCCGACGAAGACCTGGCTGCCGGCGGGCAGCCGTCTGAGCAGCTCACGCGCGATCGTGCCCTCGAAGAAGCGGGTGTCGGTCATGGCGCGGGCGGCGGCCTCGGCGGCCAGCCACTGGGTGGAAAAGTCGGCGCTGGCAGGACGGCACATGGACGCGAGCGCCGAGGCGATCGCGAGCGGCTCGCCGCGCAGCCAGGTGCTGCTCTGCCACAGCGGATCGGGCCAGCGGGCAGGCGGGGCGACGAGGAAGTGCTCGGCATCGGCGAGAGCTTGTGAAAAATTCTGCTGCGCGGCCCGCTGGCTGCGTTGCGCGGTGTTGGCTTCGGCCGCTTCGCTTAACCTCGGCTGCGCCGAGGTTAGCCTACGCCGAAACTCCGTTTTCGCTCCCTCGCCTAACTCGATGTTATGTCTCGGTCGCTGCGCTCCGGGCGCCTTGCCATCAGCCCGCTCGCGACGAATTTTTTCACAAGCTCTGAGACTATTGAGCCAGCGTTCGATCGTGCGCGAGACGGGAAAGGCGCCGAAGCGCAGCACCCAGGCCGGCCGGGGTAGGTCGGTATCGCGCAGAAAGCGCGCGGCGTGAGCGACGAAGTGCGACTTGTCGTGTGGGCCGAAGCGCAGGTTGGCGAGTGCTTCAGCGATCACGGGCGCATCGAGCGCGATGCCCAAGCGTGCCACCGTATCGGCAAAGCCATCCGGATAGTGCGCCTCGCCGCAGACGATCACCCCCGGCCGGCTGGTGAGCCGCGCGGCGATCGCTGCGAGCCCTTGCGGCACTGCGGCGGGCGGCGCCTGGACGGCCACGGCGGCCGGCAAAGGCGACGGCGCGGGGATCGTTTCCGGCAAGAGCGGCTCGGCAAACGGCACGTTGACATGCACGGGTCCGGCGACGGGAAAGCTCGCCGTCTCGATGAGTCGTGCCGCGAAGGCGGCAAAGAAGCGCGCCTCGATCGCCTCATCCGGCGGCGGCAGCGCATGAAAGGCGCGCACATGCTCGCCAAAAAGCTTCGTCTGATCGACGGTCTGGTTTGCGCCCCAGCCGTGGATTTCCGCTGGGCGGTCAGCCGTGAGGACGATCAGCGGCACAGCGGCGAGGTTCGCCTCCATCACCGCCGGCAAGAGGTTCGCCGCGGCGGTGCCCGAGGTGGTCACCACCAGCGCCGGCCGTCCGCTCGCCTTGCCCAGCCCCAGCGCGAAGAAGCCGGCGGCGCGCTCGTCGTTGATGACCTGGCAAGCCAGCTCCGGACGGCGCAAGGCGGCCAGCGCGAGCGGCGCCGAGCGCGCGCCGGGGGCGAGCACCGCATCGCGCACGCCGGCGGCGGCGAGTGCGGCGATCAGGCGATCGGCCCAGGCGAGATTGCGCGCCCCCGTGTTCATGCGGCGGCCCGCCGATGCGGACTGGCAAAGAGCGCATCGCGCATGGCGCGGAATTTCGCCTCGGTCTCGGCCAGCTCCTGTGCCGGGTCCGAGCCGGCGACGAAGCCGGCGCCGGCGTAGAGGGTGATGCGTTCGCCCTCGATCAGGCCGCAGCGCAGGGCAACCACGATGTCGGCATCGCCCGCGGCATCGAGCCAGCCAAAGCCGCCGGTATACCAGGCGCCGCGCCGGTCATGGTGACGTTCGAGCCAGTCGAGCGCGGCCGGCGTCGGGGTGCCGCCGACCGCCGGCGTCGGATGGAGCCGGGCGATCAGATCGAAAGGCCCGACCTCCGCGCGACGGCGCGCGAGGATGCGGCGGCGCAGATGGCTCAAGCCTTCGAGCTGCATCACTTCGGGCGCGGGCGGCAGCAGGATGTCCGTGCACTGATCCTCGAGCGCCGCGATGATCGCCTGGGCGACGAAATCGTGCTCGCGCCGGTTCTTGGCGTCGGAAAGCGCCCGGGGGGAGGTGTGCCAGCCGGTGCCGGCGAGCGCATCGACACTGACCGTCGTCGCCGAGAGCATGAGCAGGGTTTCGGGCGAGGCGCCGATGAAGGCGAAGCCGGGGCCGCCGATGGCGTAGGTTGCGCAGGAAGGGTGGTGACGGGTGAGGAAGTCGATCAGCGCGGCGGGTTCATGGGCATCGCCACGCAGCTCGAGCGTGCGGGTCAGCACTACCTTGTCGAGCTCACCGCGCCGGATCGCCGCGAGCGCCGCACGGCCGCGCGCGAGGAAGGCCTGCTCGGCAAGCGGCGCCGGTTCCAAGCTGAGGGGCGAGCTGCGGCGCGGGGATCGCGGGCGAAGCAGATCGTTCCAGAGTGAGCGCCAGCGGGCCAAGGCCGTTGGCGCGCGTTCTGCGGCCGTGCTCAGGGTGAGACTGACTTGTCCGCTCCTTTCGGTGAGCAGAAGCTCCGGCACCCAGAGGCTGGCATTGGGCAGGGGCGCGCCGCCTTCGGGGGCGAAGGCGAAGCCGGTGAAGGCGCGCGGCGTCTCGCCTAAATAGCGCCAGCCGGCGACGAGGCCCCGGCGTGCGGCGGCCAGCGCGGTGAACCGCCCTTCGCCGCTGCTCGTGGCTTTGAGCGCGACGCCGACCCCGGCAAGGCGTAACCCCTGGTCGGGACGCTGCCAGAAGCACCAGTCCTCGAGCGCATCGAAGCATGCGACCGGCCAGTGGGGCAGCGGGAGCGTCAGGGACAGCAGCCGCGCGGCCGGGGTCTCCTCGCTGAGCGCGGCCAGCTGCCGTTCGATGCGTGGCCAGTCGATCATCGCCAGAGACTCGGCAGCGCGCGCCGGTCGAGCTTGCCGGAAGCGAGCCTGGGCAGCCGCGCCACGCGCAGGAAGCGCCGCGGCCGGCGGGTGGAAGGTAGTTGGGCGCGACACCAGGCCTCGACCGCCGCCTCATCCGCGTCGCCCTCGAAAGCCGCGGCGATCAGATCGCCCCAGACCGGGTCAGAGAGCCCCGTCACCGCCGCCGCACGCACGCCGGGACAGGCGGCAAGCCGTGCCTCGACTTCGAGCGGATGAACCTTCACGCCGGCGGAGTTCAGCACGTCGTCGACGCGGCCGAGGATCGTGACGTGACCGTCGGCATCGATCCTGGCGAGATCGCGGGTGGCGATCCACTCGCCGACATCGGCCTCGTTCAGGTAGCCGGCCATGCGGGCGGGGGTGGCGACTTCGAGGGTGCCGGCCTCCGACAGGCGTACCCGCACGCCGGGCAACGGCCGGCCGTCGACGAGGGCGGTGGCGCAGGTTTCCGTCATGCCATAGGAGAGGCGGATCGGCCAGCCTGCCGCGCGCGCTTGGCTTTCCAGCAGCGGGGAAAGCGCCGCGCCGCCGATGAGCGCACATTTCAAACTCGGCGCTGGCGGAAATGAAGGCGTCCCGCCGGGCGCCGACTCACCTCCAAAAGTCGGCGCTGGCGGAAATGAAAGCGTCCCGCCGGGCGCCGACTCACCTCCAAAAGTCGGCGCTGGCGGAAATGAAGGCGTCCCGCCGGGCGCCGCCTTGTTTCGGAGAGTCGGCGCTGGCGGGACGGCACCCTCGATGAGTTGCGCCAGCATCGCCGGCACCAAAGAGACGTGGGTGATGCGCCGCTCGGCGAGGGCGCGTGCTACGGCTGCGACTTCGAAGCCTTCCTGCACGATGGCCGTCGCGCCGGCGCGCAAAGAGCGGTAGAGGGTCATCGCGCCGGCGATGAAATGGAGCGGCAGACAGCACAGCCAGGCATCCCGCGGCTGCAAGTCGAGCGCGCGTGCACTGATGCGCGCGGCAGCGGCGATCGACCGCCGGGTCAGGCGCACGCCCTTCGGCTCTCCGGTCGAGCCGGAGGTGGCGATGATCAGCGCCAAGCGTGGGTTTGCCGCCGCCGCGGCCTGTTCGATGAGCCGCGCGCGTGTTGCACTGGACAGATGGGGCGGCAGGGGAAAAGCGGTGCCACCGCCCAGGGCGCAGTCGATGAGGCCGAGCGCGATGGTTGCTGCATCGCCTTCGAGCACGGCCAAACCCCGGCAGCCTGCTCTGCCGGCGAGCTCGCCATAGGAAAAGCTGCGGCCATCGGGCAAGACGAGCGCGGGCCGGTCGGGGTCGGTGCGGGAGAGCCAGCGGCGGAAGAGGTGCATGAGTGCATTCTAGGCAACTTGGCTTTGATGAACCCATGAGTCAGATCAAGCCGGAGATCGACGTGGCGGGCATGCATCGTGGTAAAAACCATACTCCATGGAGGTGTATCTGTTCGCCAGCCTGATCGCGCTGGCTGCGTATTTCGTCCGCGGCATCGCCGGTTTCGGCTCGGCGCTGGTTGCCTCGCCGCTGCTGGCGCAAATGCTGCCGCTGGCGATCGTCGTCCCGCTGGTGGTGATCCTCGACAATTCCGGCTCGATCCTGCAAGCCTGGCGCCATCGGCGCCTGATCGTCTGGGAGGATCTGCGCCCGCTGCTGCCGTTTTCGTTCGTCGGCATCGCGTTGGCGATGGCGCTGCACAACTGGATCGACGCTCGGCTGTTGAAACTGGCGCTCGGCGCTTTCGTCATCCTGTTCGGCGCGTATCAGTTCCTGCCCCAGCCGAGCGCGCATCTGTCGCGGCGCTGGGCGGCGCCGGCAGGCCTGCTCGGCGGGCTCGTCGGCGGACTCTTCGGCACCGGTGGGCCGTTCTACGTGATGTATTTCCGCCTGCGCCAACTGGAGAAAACCGTTTTTCTCGCTACGATCGCGATGCTGTGGGTCGTCGATGGCGGCTTGCGCATCGCCGGTTTTGCTCTCGGCGGCCACTATGGCGAGCAGCATCTGTGGCTGCTCGCGGCGATGGCGCCGACGGCCTGGCTCGGATTACACTGGGGCCAGCGGGTCCATTTCGGCATTTCACCAGCCGCCTTCCGCCATATCATCGGCGGATTGCTGCTGGTCAGCGGCGGCATGTTGATCTGGAGGCAGACATGAAACGACTCGCCGGTTTCTTTTTGTCGTGGCTGATCGCGCTTGCCGCCCATGCCTGGGAAGCGGGCGGCCCTTATCCGTTCGGCGTGCTCAACCACCGCTCGCTGACCTTCACCGCCGAATACTGGAATCCGATCCTCGCCTGGGTATCCGAACGCGCGGGTGTCAAGCTGGAACTGCGCGTCGCCCGCACCGCCAACGAGACCACCGACATGGCCGCGCGCGGCGAGCTCGCCTTCGTCTATTCGAATCATTTTTTCACGCCGGAACGCGCGAAACTGGGGTTTTCCGTGCTCGCCCGTCAGGAAGGCGAAGGCATCAAGGGACAGGTGGTGGTGCGCGACGACAGTCCGGCAAAGCGTCTGGAAGAGCTCGCCGGCAAGAAAGTCGCTTTCGCCAATCCTTATGGCTTCACCGGCTATTTCGTCCCTTATGACGCGCTGCTCAAGGCGGGGGTCAAGGTCGAGCCGGTCTTCGCCGGCACCCAGGAGGCGGCGATGGGGCAGCTCAAGTTCGGCCAGGTCGCGGCCGCCGGCGTCAACAGCCAGGTGATGGCCGATTATGCGCAGCGCGAGCATTTCGCCTATCGGGTGCTCTGGGAATCGGCGCCTTATTTCGATCTGGCGGTGATGGCGCATCCCAAAGTGCCGGCGGCCCACCAAGAGGCGGTCAGGCAGGCTTTCCTCGCGCTGCGCGAAGAGGCCAGCGGCCGCGCGGTGCTGCTCGAGGCGGCAAAGAAGCTCGGCCTCAGTGAGCCGCGCGGCTTCGTCGCCGCATCAGACGCCGATTACGAGAATTACCGGCGCTTCTTCCGCGAGACCCTGGTGCCCGTCAAAGGACAATGAGCCTGCTTGCCCGTCTGTCGCTGCGCAGCCGACTGCTGATCGCGCTGGTGAGCATTGGTCTGCTGCTGTTCGTCCTGGGCGGTCTGGCCGTGCTCAAAATCGCACAGGGGGTTGCCACTCAATTGCTCGTTCAAACCGCGCAGCGTGAAGCACGGCTGTTGGCGACGACGCTCACCGAACCGCTGATCCTCAAGGATTACAGCACCGTCGAGCAGCTGATGGGCCGCGAGGTGGCCAATGCCGAGGCGAATGCGGTGCGCTTTGCCGGCGATGGGGTGGAGATCGAGGCCTTGGACCAGCCGGCCGCGTTGCGGCGCCCCGCCTGGTTCGCGGCGCTGTTGGGACTGGCACCGGCCCATGCCGAGGAAGCGATCATCGTCGGCGGCCGCGACTACGGCCGGCTCAGTGTGACCATTGCGCCCGGCTTCGTCGAAGAGCGTCTGTGGCGGCTCGTCGGTATCGGACTTCTGATCGCCGGCGGCGCGATGATCCTGCTGGCGTTGGCGACGCATGTCATCCTGCGCGCCAATTTCGCCGCTCTCGAGGCGATTCGCGCCTCGGCGCGACGGCGTGCGGCGGGGGAGCTTTCCTCACGCGTCGAACTGCCTAAACATGCGCCGCCGGAGCTCGTCGAGACGGCCCAGGTGTTGAACCGCGCACGCGATCAATTGCAGCAGAAGCTGGACGAGCTGGCGACCGAGAAGGAGCGCTGGCGCATCACGCTCGCTTCGGTCGGCGACGGCGTCGTCGTCACCGATGCCGACGGCGATGTCGCTTTCATGAACCCAGTCGCCGAGCGGCTGACTGGCTGGACGCTCGATGAGGCGCGCGGCAAGCCGATCGAGACCGTGATGCCGCTCGTCCATGAAGACACCCGTGCGCCGCAAGCTAATCCTGCGCGGCTGGCCCTGCGCAGTGGTGAGACGCAGGCGATGGCCAATCATACCTTGCTGATCGCGCGCGACGGTCGTGAAACGCCGGTGCATGATTCGGCGGCCGTCGTACCCTCGGTCGCCCACGATACGCCTGGCGAGCTTAGTGGCGCGGTGCTGGTGTTCAGGGACGACTCCGAGCGGCGCGCCTTGCTGCGGGAGCTGCGCCTGATGGCCTTCCATGATCCGCTCACCGGATTGCCCAACCGCCGCGCGCTGGTCGGGCGCATCGAGCGGGCGTTGCGCCAGGTGGGCGAGGAAGGCCGCAGCCATGTGTTCTGCTACATCGACCTCGACCAGTTCAAGTTGGTCAACGACACCTGCGGCCATGCCGCCGGCGATGCGCTGCTCGTCGAAATCGTCGGCCTGATGAAGAACGCCGTGCCGGCGCCGGATGCGCACGGGGGCGAACGCAGCCTGCTGGCGCGTATCGGCGGCGACGAATTCGGCCTGCTGTTGTTCGACTGCTCCCTCGATGACGCCGTCGCCACCGCCAAACGCCTCGTCGAGCTGATCACTACTCACGGTTTTCGCTATGAGGCACGCCAGTTCCATATCGGCGCCAGCGTCGGCGTGGCAGCGCTCGAACCCGGCATGGGTGTCGACGCAGTGCTCGGCCATGCCGACACGGCCTGCTATCATGCCAAAGATCAGGGACGCGGGCGTGTCGAGGTGCATAGTGCCGCCCACGCGGGCATCCGCGCGCTCGACGAGGAGATGCAGTGGGTGGCCCGTTTCGACGAATCCCTGGCCGCGCGCCGCTTCCGCCTCTATCGCCAGCGCATCGCGCCGCTCGCGGCGAAGAACGGCGGCGAACACTACGAAATCCTGCTGCGCGTGCTCGATGCCGAGGGCGTCGCCGGTCCGCCGGGGCGGGTGCTCTCGGCGGTCGAGCGCTTTGGTTATGCGCATTTGCTCGACCGCTGGGTGTTCGATGCGCTGCTCGATTACCTCGCCCGACATCCTGAGGATCACGCCCGCTATGCGATCAATCTCTCCGGCGGCACGCTGTCACAGACCGAGTTCCTCGCCCATGTCCAGCAACGCCTGGCGGCAACGAAGATCGCGCCGACGCGCCTGCTGTTCGAAATCACCGAAACCGCGGCGATCCATCATCTGGCCGAGGCGCGGCATTTGATCGCCACGCTCTCCAGTCTCGGCTGCCGCTTCTGTCTCGACGACTTCGGTTCGGGACTGTCCTCCTTCGCCTATCTGAAGCAGCTGCCGGTGAGCGTGTTGAAGATCGACGGCGGCTTCGTGCGTGCCTTGCACGAAGAAGCCAACGACTACGTGATCGTCAATGCGATCGCGCAGATCGGCCGCGATCTGTCGCTCGAAGTGGTCGCCGAGTGGGTCGAGAACCAGGAGATTTACGACCGGTTGGCCGAGATCGGCGTCGAATACGTGCAGGGGTATTTCATCCACCGGCCGGAACCGCTGCCGGAGTGATTCCCAGTCCTGCGACGTTCGGCAGTTGCAGGATGCCGCCGCTGATGGCGGGGGGCGCGGCCACGTCGAGCGCGAGCCATGCCGAGGTGCCGAGTCCATGCGCGAGATCGGGCGCGAGCGCCGCTGCGAGATGCGCGGTGGCGGCAAGCCCGACGGCCGAGTCGATCACCGAGGTGAGCACGACCTCGATGCCGGCTGCCTGTGCCGCTTGCGCGATGCGACGGGTCGGCGTGATGCCGCCGAGTCGTGCGGGTTTGAGCACCAGCCGGCGCACCGCACGGCTTTCGATGAGCAAAGCGAGGGATGAGTCCGGCAGCGATTCGTCGAGGGCGAGCGCGAAAGGCAGCTCCGCCTGCAAGGCGGCGAGGCTGGCGAGCGACGGCTGGGCGAGTGGTTCTTCGACCGCATCGATCGCCAGATCGCGCAGCGCCAGCAGGAAACGTCGCGCATCGTCCTCTCGCCAGGCGCGGTTGGCGTCGAGCCGCAGGCGCAGCCCATCGGGCAGTGCGCGCAGACGGGCGATTTCCTCGTCGATCGGCGCGAGCCCGACTTTGATCTTGCC includes the following:
- the menD gene encoding 2-succinyl-5-enolpyruvyl-6-hydroxy-3-cyclohexene-1-carboxylic-acid synthase, with translation MNTGARNLAWADRLIAALAAAGVRDAVLAPGARSAPLALAALRRPELACQVINDERAAGFFALGLGKASGRPALVVTTSGTAAANLLPAVMEANLAAVPLIVLTADRPAEIHGWGANQTVDQTKLFGEHVRAFHALPPPDEAIEARFFAAFAARLIETASFPVAGPVHVNVPFAEPLLPETIPAPSPLPAAVAVQAPPAAVPQGLAAIAARLTSRPGVIVCGEAHYPDGFADTVARLGIALDAPVIAEALANLRFGPHDKSHFVAHAARFLRDTDLPRPAWVLRFGAFPVSRTIERWLNSLRACEKIRRERADGKAPGAQRPRHNIELGEGAKTEFRRRLTSAQPRLSEAAEANTAQRSQRAAQQNFSQALADAEHFLVAPPARWPDPLWQSSTWLRGEPLAIASALASMCRPASADFSTQWLAAEAAARAMTDTRFFEGTIARELLRRLPAGSQVFVGNSLAIRAVDAFGGLGETPLTLYGNRGASGIDGNLATAAGIAQASQAPTVALIGDQTLLHDATSLALAARHGVTVVLLNNGGGGIFDHLPFAPALPAELLERGWRAPQGGDFAALAAAFRLEHRRVTSLEALAEALTPLPRACLIEAVIDPATSRAGFSSPANAHAGNRHPRRMKYHDHAQK
- a CDS encoding isochorismate synthase, producing the protein MIDWPRIERQLAALSEETPAARLLSLTLPLPHWPVACFDALEDWCFWQRPDQGLRLAGVGVALKATSSGEGRFTALAAARRGLVAGWRYLGETPRAFTGFAFAPEGGAPLPNASLWVPELLLTERSGQVSLTLSTAAERAPTALARWRSLWNDLLRPRSPRRSSPLSLEPAPLAEQAFLARGRAALAAIRRGELDKVVLTRTLELRGDAHEPAALIDFLTRHHPSCATYAIGGPGFAFIGASPETLLMLSATTVSVDALAGTGWHTSPRALSDAKNRREHDFVAQAIIAALEDQCTDILLPPAPEVMQLEGLSHLRRRILARRRAEVGPFDLIARLHPTPAVGGTPTPAALDWLERHHDRRGAWYTGGFGWLDAAGDADIVVALRCGLIEGERITLYAGAGFVAGSDPAQELAETEAKFRAMRDALFASPHRRAAA
- a CDS encoding class I adenylate-forming enzyme family protein, producing the protein MHLFRRWLSRTDPDRPALVLPDGRSFSYGELAGRAGCRGLAVLEGDAATIALGLIDCALGGGTAFPLPPHLSSATRARLIEQAAAAANPRLALIIATSGSTGEPKGVRLTRRSIAAAARISARALDLQPRDAWLCCLPLHFIAGAMTLYRSLRAGATAIVQEGFEVAAVARALAERRITHVSLVPAMLAQLIEGAVPPAPTLRNKAAPGGTPSFPPAPTFGGESAPGGTLSFPPAPTFGGESAPGGTPSFPPAPSLKCALIGGAALSPLLESQARAAGWPIRLSYGMTETCATALVDGRPLPGVRVRLSEAGTLEVATPARMAGYLNEADVGEWIATRDLARIDADGHVTILGRVDDVLNSAGVKVHPLEVEARLAACPGVRAAAVTGLSDPVWGDLIAAAFEGDADEAAVEAWCRAQLPSTRRPRRFLRVARLPRLASGKLDRRALPSLWR
- a CDS encoding sulfite exporter TauE/SafE family protein, with product MEVYLFASLIALAAYFVRGIAGFGSALVASPLLAQMLPLAIVVPLVVILDNSGSILQAWRHRRLIVWEDLRPLLPFSFVGIALAMALHNWIDARLLKLALGAFVILFGAYQFLPQPSAHLSRRWAAPAGLLGGLVGGLFGTGGPFYVMYFRLRQLEKTVFLATIAMLWVVDGGLRIAGFALGGHYGEQHLWLLAAMAPTAWLGLHWGQRVHFGISPAAFRHIIGGLLLVSGGMLIWRQT
- a CDS encoding phosphate/phosphite/phosphonate ABC transporter substrate-binding protein, which gives rise to MKRLAGFFLSWLIALAAHAWEAGGPYPFGVLNHRSLTFTAEYWNPILAWVSERAGVKLELRVARTANETTDMAARGELAFVYSNHFFTPERAKLGFSVLARQEGEGIKGQVVVRDDSPAKRLEELAGKKVAFANPYGFTGYFVPYDALLKAGVKVEPVFAGTQEAAMGQLKFGQVAAAGVNSQVMADYAQREHFAYRVLWESAPYFDLAVMAHPKVPAAHQEAVRQAFLALREEASGRAVLLEAAKKLGLSEPRGFVAASDADYENYRRFFRETLVPVKGQ
- a CDS encoding EAL domain-containing protein; the encoded protein is MSLLARLSLRSRLLIALVSIGLLLFVLGGLAVLKIAQGVATQLLVQTAQREARLLATTLTEPLILKDYSTVEQLMGREVANAEANAVRFAGDGVEIEALDQPAALRRPAWFAALLGLAPAHAEEAIIVGGRDYGRLSVTIAPGFVEERLWRLVGIGLLIAGGAMILLALATHVILRANFAALEAIRASARRRAAGELSSRVELPKHAPPELVETAQVLNRARDQLQQKLDELATEKERWRITLASVGDGVVVTDADGDVAFMNPVAERLTGWTLDEARGKPIETVMPLVHEDTRAPQANPARLALRSGETQAMANHTLLIARDGRETPVHDSAAVVPSVAHDTPGELSGAVLVFRDDSERRALLRELRLMAFHDPLTGLPNRRALVGRIERALRQVGEEGRSHVFCYIDLDQFKLVNDTCGHAAGDALLVEIVGLMKNAVPAPDAHGGERSLLARIGGDEFGLLLFDCSLDDAVATAKRLVELITTHGFRYEARQFHIGASVGVAALEPGMGVDAVLGHADTACYHAKDQGRGRVEVHSAAHAGIRALDEEMQWVARFDESLAARRFRLYRQRIAPLAAKNGGEHYEILLRVLDAEGVAGPPGRVLSAVERFGYAHLLDRWVFDALLDYLARHPEDHARYAINLSGGTLSQTEFLAHVQQRLAATKIAPTRLLFEITETAAIHHLAEARHLIATLSSLGCRFCLDDFGSGLSSFAYLKQLPVSVLKIDGGFVRALHEEANDYVIVNAIAQIGRDLSLEVVAEWVENQEIYDRLAEIGVEYVQGYFIHRPEPLPE
- the menC gene encoding o-succinylbenzoate synthase, which gives rise to MRAEVLPYRLPLVRPWVAASAILTERRGALLHLIDADGYQGWGDCAPLPSGGDPQRVLDALHRWACRPASADSPKQGGTRRDVLISASADSPKQGGARRDVLISASADFHTLPPEARWAIETAQADLGARRANQALWRHLGGNRDTVEVNAALGPLDDDLPRRLGEAAAEGYRIGKIKVGLAPIDEEIARLRALPDGLRLRLDANRAWREDDARRFLLALRDLAIDAVEEPLAQPSLASLAALQAELPFALALDESLPDSSLALLIESRAVRRLVLKPARLGGITPTRRIAQAAQAAGIEVVLTSVIDSAVGLAATAHLAAALAPDLAHGLGTSAWLALDVAAPPAISGGILQLPNVAGLGITPAAVPAGG